One genomic region from Methanomassiliicoccaceae archaeon encodes:
- a CDS encoding RNA-binding protein — protein MEGLSDGLTSASDYFGRAEERREYAIRSSREIIRRSKKIIHSIHEGDDYSLDAEKISREVRTMVSDLKDETYLLYSGPAADAMSEYAEAAILGGMLKNGAVPSHETLGIPEPSWALGLADTVGELRRIVLKRLMAGEIEMALSAYSMMEEVTDGILLFDVPDAVVPMRRKQDIARGVMERTRSDIAIAMVMSKK, from the coding sequence ATGGAAGGGCTTTCGGACGGTTTGACGTCGGCTTCGGATTACTTCGGCCGTGCAGAGGAACGCAGAGAATATGCGATCAGGTCTTCACGCGAGATCATCAGAAGGTCGAAGAAAATAATCCATTCCATACATGAGGGGGATGATTATTCCCTCGATGCAGAAAAAATCTCCCGAGAAGTGCGTACTATGGTCTCCGACCTGAAGGATGAAACATACCTCCTTTATTCCGGGCCCGCGGCAGATGCCATGTCAGAGTATGCCGAGGCCGCAATTCTGGGCGGAATGCTGAAAAACGGAGCGGTTCCATCCCATGAAACGCTGGGAATACCCGAACCTTCCTGGGCACTGGGTCTTGCGGATACTGTCGGCGAGCTCAGACGCATCGTGCTAAAACGGCTTATGGCCGGGGAGATCGAGATGGCGTTATCCGCATACAGTATGATGGAAGAGGTCACCGACGGGATACTTTTGTTCGACGTCCCTGACGCTGTTGTACCGATGAGAAGGAAACAGGACATAGCCAGAGGCGTTATGGAACGTACCCGTTCCGACATAGCCATAGCTATGGTCATGTCAAAGAAATGA
- a CDS encoding CARDB domain-containing protein — MGVISLLMVAGVCLVTADDSDAEYFNVTPVDGYIVKTEGTISYEAPFYYEGSFSSMSVTFTAYLLNSSGEKMTGGASPSTGTYTANGTKTIKVTAPDTAGTYKLVVEYSGTVTVGTEEIDVSGSSYASVKVVVPVTLKAEITNNGNVTLSSLTVSFIVDGKAVPDSETTVSDIAPGETDTATFEWVTDTLSSGKHTYKAVSETSMVTVTGLNQESVFYIGHDDYQIATVLIALLFIVLVIVLIFIYRKPVKNFGKPKGRR; from the coding sequence ATGGGAGTGATATCGCTCCTGATGGTCGCCGGCGTATGCCTTGTGACAGCGGACGATTCGGACGCGGAATATTTTAACGTGACCCCGGTCGACGGATACATCGTGAAGACCGAAGGCACGATATCGTACGAGGCACCATTCTACTACGAAGGCAGCTTCAGCTCGATGTCCGTGACGTTCACAGCATATCTGCTGAATTCCAGCGGTGAAAAGATGACGGGCGGAGCATCTCCGTCCACAGGAACGTATACCGCCAACGGCACCAAGACCATCAAGGTGACCGCGCCCGACACTGCAGGAACATACAAGCTGGTCGTTGAATACAGCGGCACCGTAACAGTCGGCACCGAAGAGATAGATGTCAGCGGTTCGAGCTATGCATCCGTCAAGGTCGTAGTGCCTGTAACCCTTAAGGCCGAAATAACCAACAACGGTAACGTTACGCTGAGCTCGCTCACGGTCAGCTTTATCGTCGACGGCAAAGCAGTACCGGACAGCGAGACGACGGTCAGCGACATTGCGCCCGGCGAGACCGACACGGCTACCTTCGAGTGGGTTACCGACACTCTGTCATCCGGGAAGCACACATACAAGGCGGTAAGCGAAACATCCATGGTCACAGTCACGGGACTGAATCAGGAGAGCGTGTTCTATATCGGCCACGACGACTATCAGATTGCGACGGTTCTGATCGCACTCCTGTTCATCGTATTAGTCATAGTGCTGATATTCATCTATCGCAAGCCCGTCAAGAACTTCGGAAAACCAAAGGGAAGGCGTTAA
- a CDS encoding carboxypeptidase regulatory-like domain-containing protein, whose translation MRKFGKAKSSQETEKRVLAAKDGGEGSWIKRHWLPLTLLLIVALAIAVRTVFSFGISAGSNFALSGSGSSEHQHTIENILTGAFGLSDPSLNYPYGGTSVQPPLVDFILAFFAWIAMLLGVSVPTAAAGALAFSGPVAAAITCVLVYILGKEMFDRTVGLVSALLFATLPLPIVMSVFSNGNEMSIVLMFFVAAMLFMVRAMNALDSNREAGIKGAFGKGVLKYTVPAGLLVAAIALSWNGFRMIIVMLVFLMVAQAVFARLKGRDFGAVLGSYLTMIIIGLAASVPYYVAAGLFFAVFTGPLTIAAISAACVGLFYVFRARPRIQSMLIPVIVAAVALVVLYLATPWLFNDVVSGNQIYETPLLAAILLPQHISISYMATFYGWATVWMPFVIFAYMLYRFGKKAHSEAYLMSMLWIIGVFVLSWLSFESAIIAGAMYSIAAAVVIVKLIRGVDMKTYLATIRGGGFKASLKKFLKPEPFISFICILLLIVAPNAMLAADASTSTNQESDMSTDYLGGLGYSINTEESDPMNKIWDTYSTISKDGAIVTWFQDSSAAVDKGGFVSLTSDSGQGASAASNIILAEGSEGALAAMAMRLIIADGTGSYSDLIDAAGLGDLESLINDPAACRDTILNNPDIYSGVSGDISDENAVYIRTVQYITDNLTEPEVIAFYNDICDERGDGGISYVALNAGMIPLYYGDGSSISTLAYLNDYSADSNGAYTKFFTYGYTGVSYTDAMYESFLWKAIFGVTDESSGVTSLAYDLVYSDGTVTAQPGLGLSGFEVEYWQVKYNPDGDAELNDDGWVYMDGYEAIELQKTNGGLINYFSSIVLLKVSDTSEETAVSGQLTYNGGTPLEGAKVAVFEEDENGTFVQRSTSFTGSDGIYSIMVPTSGNYEIRVYTGTDLTVGGTFVETITDPAVATDITASTISGTVTGVTSSVKVTATGLYSGTSVTVDSNASGEYTFPAMPSDKYTLTATLGTYTLGTQTVTIYPGNNSGIDIEPEGEISVTVTDQYGAPLKDIQVVAQSLLDGSIYEATALTDVYGKVDISVMSSITGVTYSGQYVVYAKDKVGTSSSATVSTSTVSAKITVYGDVETGSGMTGIITVMAPGYSSVNATSGVANLPSIGDSTFTLYDGSVVKTYDVESGTYTDIGSVVDFTATLMSSSGEAISGTVTFFGDNGVTMGYTADDEGNISGKLPAGDYTVCAVGSDGSCLIKTVTITAGADLGELETGDGRKLTVTLTFSSGTDGQKGLAFREVKVTLGTGEVIYGMTNSEGKAVIQIPDGVTAEILIAGSSDSAMTWSDLTKSIAASTENATASFNIGTVTGSTVNSQSITPTDNTWLLTSATSDTADYEIAAGASAAVAPGTYFCIEENAGVYTYSEVKVYAGAGHNTMYTVADTKVENMSKVEVPALTGATVTVTADPDNEDAEYYEVNLGTGYYLLESGKYLFKAETDTQVAYAYYDGSALDNPAWTLKDAVTLKGYVGVAGSGTAVISASGQTLFASVSDGAYEIEVPGDIGAVTITFDVTKTISSSEYSYTGSVNATIDSTKTNTVNAELTGDGISVADSDAALTIEVDASTLAPSADGTFSFTLDVTPSVDSTGTKTYAVSAVGPWQLDKSYTVTVDGSGAETVEVWGWLDPLKVGDGDPEMKVSLTDLNGTTQATCQMPSGYVVDIAAVDNVTVMVATDDGASSDAVNDYEYMYAVTIRNDANYMMYAKLTVTGVPSGWLYTVSDGDGKLISADSTTKFPVAGYAYTTVYVKLISVDGSSTEIPEINIKVEVSPSSGSPVTTVEFDVTKQDAVLESSVSASGDNVYQTGNAVQNAFWILLLLSVVLIVMIVWLGSKRGVFRRRK comes from the coding sequence ATGCGTAAATTCGGAAAGGCAAAATCTTCCCAGGAAACTGAGAAGAGGGTCCTGGCCGCCAAAGACGGCGGCGAAGGATCTTGGATAAAAAGACACTGGCTCCCGCTGACGCTTCTTCTGATAGTCGCGTTGGCCATCGCCGTCAGGACAGTCTTCTCGTTCGGTATATCCGCGGGAAGCAATTTCGCCCTGTCAGGCTCGGGGTCATCTGAACACCAGCACACGATCGAGAACATCCTTACGGGCGCATTCGGGCTTTCCGACCCCTCGCTTAACTACCCGTACGGCGGAACATCGGTCCAGCCTCCGCTGGTCGACTTCATATTGGCATTCTTCGCATGGATCGCCATGCTGCTCGGAGTATCCGTCCCTACCGCAGCCGCAGGCGCGCTTGCGTTCTCCGGCCCCGTAGCGGCAGCAATAACATGCGTCCTCGTGTACATTCTGGGAAAGGAGATGTTCGACAGGACCGTGGGCCTCGTATCCGCGCTTCTGTTCGCCACCCTTCCGCTACCGATCGTAATGTCCGTGTTCTCCAACGGGAACGAGATGAGCATCGTCCTGATGTTCTTCGTGGCCGCCATGCTTTTCATGGTCAGGGCGATGAACGCCCTCGACAGCAACCGCGAGGCAGGCATAAAGGGCGCCTTCGGCAAGGGCGTTCTAAAGTATACCGTTCCCGCAGGCCTCCTGGTCGCAGCGATAGCGCTTTCGTGGAACGGATTCCGCATGATCATCGTCATGCTGGTGTTCCTGATGGTCGCCCAGGCGGTGTTCGCGCGCCTCAAGGGCCGCGACTTCGGTGCGGTTTTAGGTTCGTACCTCACGATGATCATCATCGGGCTCGCGGCATCGGTCCCTTACTATGTGGCCGCAGGCCTGTTCTTCGCAGTGTTCACCGGACCTCTGACGATAGCGGCCATATCTGCCGCATGCGTCGGATTGTTCTACGTTTTCAGGGCGAGGCCCAGAATACAGTCCATGCTCATTCCGGTGATCGTTGCCGCGGTCGCATTGGTGGTCCTTTATCTGGCAACCCCTTGGCTTTTCAACGATGTAGTATCCGGGAACCAGATCTATGAAACGCCGCTCCTCGCGGCGATCCTCCTGCCGCAACACATATCGATATCATACATGGCCACATTCTATGGCTGGGCTACCGTCTGGATGCCGTTTGTGATCTTCGCGTACATGCTTTACAGGTTCGGCAAGAAGGCTCATTCGGAGGCCTATCTGATGTCGATGCTTTGGATCATCGGAGTGTTCGTGCTCAGCTGGCTGTCTTTCGAGAGCGCCATAATAGCCGGGGCGATGTATTCCATAGCGGCCGCTGTGGTCATTGTCAAACTGATCCGCGGCGTTGACATGAAGACCTATTTGGCAACCATCAGGGGAGGGGGTTTCAAGGCAAGCCTCAAGAAGTTCCTGAAGCCCGAGCCCTTCATTTCTTTCATATGCATCCTTTTGCTGATAGTCGCGCCCAACGCGATGTTGGCCGCAGATGCAAGCACTTCTACCAACCAGGAGAGCGACATGTCCACGGATTACCTGGGCGGTCTGGGATATTCCATCAATACCGAGGAAAGCGACCCCATGAACAAGATCTGGGACACGTACTCGACCATATCGAAGGATGGGGCCATAGTCACATGGTTCCAGGATTCGTCCGCAGCGGTGGACAAAGGAGGATTTGTTTCTCTCACCAGCGATTCCGGACAGGGCGCATCGGCAGCATCCAACATCATACTCGCGGAAGGTTCCGAAGGAGCGCTCGCCGCAATGGCCATGCGTCTGATAATCGCAGACGGCACAGGAAGTTACTCCGACCTGATAGACGCGGCCGGCCTCGGCGACCTGGAGTCGCTGATCAATGACCCAGCAGCCTGCAGGGACACGATTCTGAATAACCCCGACATCTACTCCGGAGTCTCCGGAGACATCAGCGACGAGAACGCCGTCTATATCCGCACGGTTCAGTACATAACCGACAATCTGACAGAGCCGGAGGTCATAGCGTTCTACAACGATATCTGCGACGAGCGCGGGGACGGCGGAATCTCGTACGTAGCCCTCAATGCGGGAATGATACCTCTCTACTACGGGGACGGTTCTTCGATTTCGACACTCGCGTACCTCAACGACTACTCCGCAGACTCGAACGGCGCATACACCAAGTTCTTCACATACGGATACACCGGGGTCAGCTACACGGACGCGATGTACGAATCCTTCCTGTGGAAGGCCATCTTCGGTGTGACCGACGAATCATCCGGCGTCACCAGTCTGGCATACGACCTCGTCTACAGCGACGGGACAGTCACCGCACAGCCAGGACTAGGGCTCAGCGGATTCGAAGTGGAATATTGGCAGGTCAAATACAACCCTGACGGCGACGCAGAACTCAACGACGACGGATGGGTCTACATGGACGGCTATGAGGCCATCGAACTGCAGAAGACCAACGGCGGACTGATCAACTACTTCTCGAGCATCGTGCTCCTCAAGGTGTCGGACACGTCCGAAGAGACCGCGGTCAGCGGTCAGCTGACTTACAACGGCGGAACGCCCCTCGAAGGCGCAAAGGTCGCCGTGTTCGAAGAGGATGAGAACGGAACATTCGTTCAGCGCTCGACCTCCTTCACAGGTTCCGACGGCATCTATTCGATAATGGTCCCCACTTCTGGAAATTACGAGATCAGAGTATACACAGGGACAGATCTGACGGTCGGCGGCACGTTCGTGGAGACCATCACAGACCCGGCGGTCGCAACGGATATAACTGCATCCACGATCTCCGGAACCGTGACAGGAGTCACCAGCTCTGTAAAGGTCACGGCCACAGGGCTGTATTCCGGAACGAGTGTGACGGTCGACTCTAACGCCAGCGGCGAATACACGTTCCCGGCGATGCCCTCGGATAAATACACATTGACCGCGACCCTCGGCACATACACGCTGGGCACGCAGACGGTTACAATATATCCCGGAAACAACTCCGGAATAGACATCGAGCCCGAAGGCGAGATATCTGTGACCGTCACCGACCAGTACGGCGCTCCGCTGAAAGATATACAGGTTGTAGCCCAGAGCCTGCTCGACGGATCGATATACGAGGCGACTGCCCTTACAGACGTTTACGGCAAAGTCGACATATCGGTGATGTCGTCCATCACAGGGGTCACCTATTCGGGGCAGTACGTCGTATATGCCAAGGATAAGGTAGGTACATCATCCAGCGCAACGGTCAGTACCTCCACAGTCAGTGCGAAGATCACCGTTTACGGCGACGTCGAGACCGGGTCCGGAATGACCGGAATCATTACGGTTATGGCACCCGGATATTCATCGGTGAACGCAACTTCCGGAGTAGCGAACCTGCCCAGCATAGGAGATTCCACATTCACTCTCTACGACGGCAGCGTTGTGAAGACGTACGATGTGGAATCTGGCACGTATACAGATATCGGTTCTGTCGTCGACTTCACCGCTACGCTAATGTCCTCGTCCGGCGAGGCGATCTCCGGGACTGTAACGTTCTTCGGCGACAACGGTGTGACGATGGGCTACACCGCGGACGATGAAGGCAACATAAGCGGAAAACTGCCTGCTGGCGACTACACCGTGTGCGCGGTCGGAAGCGACGGTTCGTGTCTCATAAAGACGGTCACTATAACCGCCGGAGCGGACCTGGGAGAGCTTGAGACCGGAGACGGCCGGAAGCTCACCGTGACCCTGACCTTCAGTTCCGGTACGGACGGCCAGAAAGGCCTGGCGTTCAGAGAGGTAAAGGTAACTCTGGGAACCGGCGAGGTAATCTACGGGATGACGAATTCCGAAGGCAAAGCGGTGATACAGATACCCGACGGCGTAACTGCTGAGATCCTCATAGCGGGATCCAGCGATTCAGCGATGACCTGGTCAGACCTTACAAAATCCATTGCGGCCAGCACCGAGAATGCCACGGCGTCTTTCAACATCGGTACCGTTACCGGTAGCACTGTAAATTCCCAGAGCATAACCCCGACGGATAACACATGGTTGCTGACGTCCGCAACTTCGGACACGGCAGACTATGAGATAGCCGCGGGCGCATCGGCCGCTGTGGCACCGGGAACATATTTCTGCATAGAAGAGAACGCAGGAGTTTACACATACAGCGAGGTCAAAGTTTACGCTGGAGCTGGACACAACACAATGTACACCGTCGCCGACACAAAAGTAGAGAATATGTCGAAGGTCGAGGTGCCCGCTCTCACAGGGGCCACAGTCACGGTGACGGCGGACCCAGACAACGAAGATGCTGAATACTACGAGGTTAACTTAGGCACAGGATACTACCTGTTGGAGTCCGGAAAGTATCTGTTCAAAGCAGAGACGGACACCCAGGTTGCATACGCTTACTACGACGGTTCAGCTCTCGACAACCCAGCATGGACCTTGAAGGACGCGGTCACGCTCAAGGGATACGTCGGAGTCGCAGGGAGCGGTACAGCTGTCATATCGGCATCCGGACAGACCCTATTCGCCTCCGTCTCGGACGGAGCCTACGAAATAGAGGTTCCCGGAGACATCGGGGCTGTGACGATTACTTTCGACGTGACGAAAACCATCAGCTCCAGCGAATACAGCTACACCGGGTCAGTGAATGCAACAATCGATTCGACCAAGACGAACACCGTTAACGCCGAATTGACAGGAGACGGGATTTCTGTGGCCGATTCGGATGCGGCCCTCACGATCGAGGTCGACGCGAGCACTCTCGCGCCGTCCGCCGATGGAACATTCTCGTTCACACTCGACGTGACGCCTTCCGTCGATTCTACCGGCACCAAGACATATGCCGTCTCGGCCGTCGGTCCGTGGCAGCTCGACAAATCCTACACCGTCACGGTGGATGGTTCAGGGGCCGAAACAGTGGAAGTATGGGGATGGCTGGACCCGCTTAAAGTAGGGGACGGCGATCCGGAGATGAAAGTCTCGCTTACAGACCTCAATGGCACAACACAGGCGACGTGCCAGATGCCCAGCGGATATGTCGTGGATATCGCGGCGGTCGACAACGTAACAGTGATGGTTGCAACCGACGATGGCGCAAGCTCGGACGCGGTCAACGACTATGAGTACATGTATGCGGTGACGATAAGGAACGATGCGAACTACATGATGTACGCAAAGCTGACGGTAACCGGTGTTCCTTCCGGTTGGCTGTATACAGTATCGGACGGGGACGGAAAGCTCATCAGTGCTGATTCTACGACCAAGTTCCCCGTCGCGGGATACGCCTACACTACGGTCTATGTGAAGCTGATCAGTGTGGACGGTTCGAGCACGGAGATTCCGGAAATAAACATAAAGGTGGAAGTTTCACCGTCGTCCGGTTCGCCCGTTACAACCGTCGAGTTCGATGTGACGAAACAGGACGCAGTGCTCGAGTCTTCGGTATCTGCTTCAGGGGACAATGTATACCAGACCGGAAATGCGGTCCAGAACGCGTTCTGGATTTTGCTTCTGCTCAGCGTCGTCCTGATCGTAATGATCGTCTGGCTCGGATCTAAGAGGGGGGTGTTCAGACGCAGAAAGTAA
- the pyrF gene encoding orotidine-5'-phosphate decarboxylase, with the protein MKKDTRLVLALDETDGKKALAIADAVSDCVDAVKINWPLVLSSGPEMIDRLAERNDVICDFKVADIPNTVRLIVENCVSRGAVAIIVHAFTGDDSLAAAVAAAGTDAEIFAVTEMSHPGGQIFTAKHAVEMAEMGVRCGASGFIAPATRPDGIAAIRSVVGNKTILSPGVGAQGGSAASAISAGADYVIVGRSIYTSKNPRSVAKDLCDEIERCADL; encoded by the coding sequence ATGAAGAAGGACACTCGTTTGGTCCTCGCTCTAGACGAGACCGATGGCAAAAAGGCATTGGCGATAGCCGATGCGGTATCCGACTGTGTGGACGCAGTGAAGATCAACTGGCCGCTGGTACTTTCTTCCGGTCCGGAAATGATAGACAGGCTGGCCGAACGTAACGATGTTATATGCGACTTCAAAGTCGCCGATATACCCAACACCGTTCGGCTCATCGTGGAGAATTGCGTCTCACGCGGAGCCGTGGCAATCATCGTTCACGCATTCACGGGCGACGACTCCCTGGCGGCGGCAGTGGCGGCGGCAGGAACCGACGCCGAGATATTCGCCGTGACAGAGATGAGCCATCCCGGGGGGCAGATATTCACTGCAAAACATGCGGTGGAAATGGCCGAGATGGGAGTCAGATGCGGAGCGTCCGGTTTCATCGCACCGGCGACAAGGCCCGACGGAATCGCGGCGATCCGGTCGGTCGTAGGGAACAAGACCATCCTTTCGCCAGGCGTCGGCGCCCAAGGCGGAAGTGCGGCATCGGCCATATCGGCGGGTGCCGACTACGTAATAGTCGGGCGCTCCATATATACGTCCAAGAACCCGAGGTCCGTCGCAAAAGATCTATGCGATGAAATAGAACGGTGCGCGGACCTCTGA
- a CDS encoding radical SAM protein, with protein MTVRRLECGSAADGELAKGCLFCSEGSKMVLFVTGICYTGCPYCPVSLEKKGNAGTFANELRALSDAEIIGEAEAMDAMGTGVTGGDPLCDMDRTVHYIRMLKEHFGPKHHIHLYTSTIDPDRIKLLREAGLDEVRFHPRDSEWANFDTEDLKKIVSIGGLDVGIEVPALPGRENDLNSMISRAFSAGVSFVNLNELEFSESNWDMMKENKYKLKDDISSAIRGSEETALALIALNRGRRIHFCSSSFKDGIQLRRRLIRMANNTAKEYDVVTEEGTVLRGILYADDLDEAAALLMTKYEVPDILIFIDRKRNRMEAASWVLQELADELPYRCYLIEEYPTADRLEVERVPLGHHARG; from the coding sequence ATGACGGTAAGGAGATTGGAGTGCGGTTCCGCGGCAGACGGCGAACTCGCTAAGGGGTGCCTTTTTTGCTCTGAGGGTTCGAAGATGGTACTTTTTGTTACCGGGATCTGCTATACCGGATGCCCGTACTGCCCCGTGTCGTTGGAAAAAAAGGGAAATGCTGGCACATTTGCCAATGAGCTAAGGGCCCTATCCGACGCGGAAATAATCGGCGAGGCGGAGGCCATGGATGCTATGGGGACCGGTGTGACCGGCGGTGACCCGCTCTGCGACATGGACCGCACCGTGCACTATATACGGATGCTCAAAGAGCACTTCGGTCCGAAACATCATATCCACCTCTACACCTCGACAATAGATCCAGACAGGATAAAACTGCTCAGGGAGGCTGGTCTTGACGAAGTCAGGTTCCATCCCCGCGACAGCGAGTGGGCGAACTTCGATACCGAAGACCTCAAGAAAATCGTTTCCATCGGGGGCCTGGACGTCGGCATCGAGGTCCCGGCCCTTCCGGGGCGCGAAAACGACCTGAACTCGATGATATCACGCGCTTTTTCGGCCGGAGTTTCCTTTGTAAACCTGAACGAGCTGGAGTTCTCGGAAAGTAACTGGGATATGATGAAAGAGAACAAATACAAGCTGAAAGACGACATATCTTCGGCCATCAGGGGATCGGAGGAGACCGCGCTGGCACTTATTGCTTTGAACCGTGGCAGGAGGATTCATTTCTGCTCCTCTTCTTTCAAAGACGGCATACAGCTCAGGCGCCGCCTTATACGTATGGCCAACAACACCGCAAAGGAATACGATGTCGTTACAGAGGAGGGCACGGTCCTCAGGGGAATCCTTTACGCGGACGACCTCGACGAGGCGGCGGCGCTGCTGATGACAAAATATGAAGTTCCGGACATCCTGATATTCATTGACAGGAAACGCAATAGGATGGAGGCCGCCTCGTGGGTGCTACAGGAGCTTGCGGACGAACTGCCTTACAGGTGCTACCTGATAGAAGAATATCCGACCGCGGACAGGCTGGAGGTCGAGAGGGTGCCTCTCGGCCACCACGCCCGCGGCTGA
- a CDS encoding NusA-like transcription termination signal-binding factor, giving the protein MPAEIVITEDTLRYIALFQEVTHTNAVDCMDTPDKLVFVVEAGQGNIAVGKKGDHMIRLKDLTGKNIQVVEHSADPEQFVMNVFHIYNPQKVMIEKRGEITHATVTVDPELKGRAIGKEGKNLRIARDIVNRHHDIQSLSVD; this is encoded by the coding sequence ATGCCTGCAGAGATAGTTATCACAGAGGATACCCTTAGGTACATCGCGTTGTTCCAGGAGGTAACCCACACGAATGCGGTGGATTGCATGGACACCCCGGACAAACTCGTCTTCGTAGTCGAGGCGGGACAGGGCAACATAGCGGTGGGCAAGAAAGGGGATCATATGATCAGACTGAAGGACCTTACCGGGAAGAACATCCAGGTCGTCGAGCACTCGGCAGACCCGGAGCAGTTCGTTATGAACGTCTTCCACATCTACAATCCTCAGAAGGTCATGATCGAGAAGCGCGGGGAGATCACCCACGCTACCGTCACGGTAGATCCGGAACTCAAGGGCAGGGCCATAGGAAAAGAGGGCAAGAACCTCCGCATAGCCAGAGACATCGTGAACAGACACCACGACATACAGAGCCTAAGCGTAGATTGA
- a CDS encoding 50S ribosomal protein L30e, with protein sequence MSEEKVDISRALKSAITTGKVEFGVDQTEKAIKTGKAQMIILARNCPSESLKGDVGVKVHIYDGNNMELGALCGKPFSVSALAVIDKGTSNILTL encoded by the coding sequence ATGAGCGAAGAAAAAGTCGATATAAGCAGAGCGCTGAAATCGGCCATTACCACAGGTAAGGTCGAGTTCGGAGTAGACCAGACGGAGAAGGCCATAAAAACGGGCAAGGCCCAGATGATAATCTTGGCCAGGAACTGCCCCAGCGAATCGCTGAAAGGAGATGTAGGCGTGAAGGTCCACATCTACGATGGCAATAACATGGAGCTCGGAGCTCTTTGCGGAAAGCCCTTCTCGGTCTCGGCGCTGGCTGTCATCGATAAAGGCACCTCAAACATACTTACGCTGTGA
- the rpoA2 gene encoding DNA-directed RNA polymerase subunit A'' produces the protein MAKKDTMKALIRRGISEEAAALLMTKYNTLGDVEAISQGDIEDLGISSEEAESIVTKLSKRPSRTTTAKVKKEIEEAVPAFTAKEITHAHHRTPEQTMLLDVARSKGYAFPMKIITDIASRIAGNDFSEDVCEKLVDRAWDMYTSHLMDQNESAGVMAAHSIGEPGTQMNMRTFHYAGVANINVTQGLPRLIEIVDARRVPSTPSMEIPLLGIAAEDESVARHVASEIEMTVLTDVAEISTDVTNMRIIITPSAHKMDKRGVTIDEMFEKLNKIKAVRGLIEKTDFSITITSDLQSFKKLQTMYDAIKNAKIKGIDGIARAVLSKSKDTGRYEIVTEGSNLKEVLKVEGVDSPYVMTNSILEVADVLGIEAARNAIIHEAGETLGEAGLDVDIRHIMLVADLMTNDGLVKAIGRHGVSGKKSSVLARAAFEITAAHLLHAAMVGEVDHLEGVTENIIVGQPVTLGTGAVNLIYTPRKKMKGDEE, from the coding sequence ATGGCTAAGAAAGATACCATGAAGGCCTTGATCAGGCGCGGGATCAGCGAAGAGGCTGCCGCGCTCCTGATGACCAAATACAACACCCTCGGAGACGTGGAAGCGATATCCCAGGGCGATATCGAGGACCTCGGAATATCTTCCGAGGAGGCCGAGTCCATCGTGACGAAGCTCTCCAAACGCCCGTCACGCACCACGACCGCAAAGGTGAAGAAAGAGATCGAGGAGGCCGTACCGGCGTTCACCGCAAAGGAGATAACGCACGCCCACCACCGCACCCCGGAGCAGACGATGCTCCTGGACGTGGCCAGGTCCAAGGGATACGCGTTCCCGATGAAGATCATCACCGACATAGCATCCCGCATAGCCGGGAACGATTTCAGCGAAGACGTCTGCGAAAAGCTCGTGGACAGGGCGTGGGACATGTACACGTCGCACCTGATGGACCAGAACGAGTCCGCGGGCGTCATGGCGGCGCATTCGATAGGCGAGCCGGGTACCCAGATGAACATGCGTACCTTCCACTATGCAGGAGTCGCCAACATCAACGTTACGCAGGGCCTTCCGAGGCTCATCGAGATCGTCGATGCCAGGCGCGTTCCGAGCACGCCGTCGATGGAGATCCCTCTTCTGGGGATCGCCGCCGAGGACGAGAGCGTCGCACGTCACGTAGCTTCGGAGATCGAGATGACCGTACTTACGGACGTCGCCGAGATATCCACGGATGTTACGAACATGCGCATCATCATAACGCCCAGCGCCCACAAGATGGACAAGCGCGGCGTGACGATAGACGAGATGTTCGAAAAACTGAACAAGATAAAAGCCGTCCGCGGACTGATCGAAAAGACGGACTTCAGTATAACAATAACGTCCGATCTGCAGTCGTTCAAGAAGCTGCAGACCATGTACGACGCCATAAAGAACGCCAAGATCAAGGGCATCGACGGTATTGCCAGAGCGGTCCTCAGCAAAAGCAAGGACACCGGCAGGTACGAGATAGTCACCGAAGGCAGCAACCTGAAGGAGGTCCTGAAGGTCGAAGGGGTCGATTCCCCGTACGTCATGACGAACAGCATATTGGAAGTAGCCGATGTTCTGGGGATCGAGGCGGCCAGGAATGCGATCATACACGAGGCCGGAGAGACACTGGGAGAAGCAGGACTGGACGTCGACATAAGGCACATCATGCTGGTAGCAGACCTGATGACCAACGACGGATTGGTCAAGGCCATCGGAAGGCACGGAGTGTCCGGAAAGAAGTCGTCGGTGCTCGCAAGGGCAGCGTTCGAGATAACCGCGGCCCACCTGCTGCATGCGGCAATGGTGGGAGAGGTCGATCACCTTGAAGGTGTGACGGAAAACATCATAGTGGGACAGCCGGTGACGCTAGGAACCGGCGCTGTAAACCTAATTTATACACCCAGGAAAAAAATGAAGGGGGATGAAGAATGA